In Hippocampus zosterae strain Florida chromosome 3, ASM2543408v3, whole genome shotgun sequence, a genomic segment contains:
- the wfdc1 gene encoding WAP four-disulfide core domain protein 1 isoform X2 — protein sequence MCTMPGSLVLLLSLLALSTGSDARRIRKRGLNQKDYEYPNHPQSTQHQKNDRCPPPPQMLPERACEVPGCRSDSECERHKRCCYNGCIYACLESVQPPPVLDWLVQPKPRWLGGNGWLLDGPEEVLQAEACSTTEDGDEPLHCPTGYECHIINPGNPSAGIPNRGQCIKQRSNSDGRGLRHKFFKDYKDYLGTSTNNAVGYEKHHKHME from the exons ATGTGCACCATGCCGGGATCTCTGGTGTTGCTGTTGTCCCTGTTGGCGCTCTCCACAGGAAGTGATGCCAGAAGAATCAGGAAAAGAGGACTCAACCAAAAG GACTACGAGTATCCCAACCACCCGCAGTCCACACAGCACCAGAAAAATGACCGCTGCCCACCACCCCCTCAGATGCTCCCAGAAAGGGCCTGTGAGGTGCCAGGCTGCCGCTCAGACTCGGAGTGTGAGCGCCATAAACGCTGCTGCTACAACGGCTGCATCTATGCCTGCCTGGAATCCGTTCAGCCCCCACCAG TCCTCGACTGGCTGGTGCAGCCCAAGCCTCGGTGGTTAGGGGGCAACGGTTGGCTACTGGATGGTCCCGAGGAAGTGCTGCAGG CCGAGGCGTGCAGTACAACAGAGGATGGCGATGAACCTCTCCACTGTCCTACAGGATACGAATGCCACATCATCAACCCAGGAAATCCTTCCGCTGGAATCCCCAACCGGGGACAGTGCATCAAGCAGCGTTCCAACTCTG ATGGACGGGGTCTCAGGCACAAATTTTTCAAGGACTACAAGGACTACTTAG GTACCAGTACAAACAACGCAGTAGGCTACGAGAAGCATCACAAGCACATGGAATAA
- the wfdc1 gene encoding WAP four-disulfide core domain protein 1 isoform X4 → MCTMPGSLVLLLSLLALSTGSDARRIRKRGLNQKDYEYPNHPQSTQHQKNDRCPPPPQMLPERACEVPGCRSDSECERHKRCCYNGCIYACLESVQPPPVLDWLVQPKPRWLGGNGWLLDGPEEVLQAEACSTTEDGDEPLHCPTGYECHIINPGNPSAGIPNRGQCIKQRSNSDGRGLRHKFFKDYKDYLGK, encoded by the exons ATGTGCACCATGCCGGGATCTCTGGTGTTGCTGTTGTCCCTGTTGGCGCTCTCCACAGGAAGTGATGCCAGAAGAATCAGGAAAAGAGGACTCAACCAAAAG GACTACGAGTATCCCAACCACCCGCAGTCCACACAGCACCAGAAAAATGACCGCTGCCCACCACCCCCTCAGATGCTCCCAGAAAGGGCCTGTGAGGTGCCAGGCTGCCGCTCAGACTCGGAGTGTGAGCGCCATAAACGCTGCTGCTACAACGGCTGCATCTATGCCTGCCTGGAATCCGTTCAGCCCCCACCAG TCCTCGACTGGCTGGTGCAGCCCAAGCCTCGGTGGTTAGGGGGCAACGGTTGGCTACTGGATGGTCCCGAGGAAGTGCTGCAGG CCGAGGCGTGCAGTACAACAGAGGATGGCGATGAACCTCTCCACTGTCCTACAGGATACGAATGCCACATCATCAACCCAGGAAATCCTTCCGCTGGAATCCCCAACCGGGGACAGTGCATCAAGCAGCGTTCCAACTCTG ATGGACGGGGTCTCAGGCACAAATTTTTCAAGGACTACAAGGACTACTTAGGTAAGTGA
- the wfdc1 gene encoding WAP four-disulfide core domain protein 1 isoform X3, giving the protein MCTMPGSLVLLLSLLALSTGSDARRIRKRGLNQKDYEYPNHPQSTQHQKNDRCPPPPQMLPERACEVPGCRSDSECERHKRCCYNGCIYACLESVQPPPVLDWLVQPKPRWLGGNGWLLDGPEEVLQAEACSTTEDGDEPLHCPTGYECHIINPGNPSAGIPNRGQCIKQRSNSGRINGRGLRHKFFKDYKDYLGK; this is encoded by the exons ATGTGCACCATGCCGGGATCTCTGGTGTTGCTGTTGTCCCTGTTGGCGCTCTCCACAGGAAGTGATGCCAGAAGAATCAGGAAAAGAGGACTCAACCAAAAG GACTACGAGTATCCCAACCACCCGCAGTCCACACAGCACCAGAAAAATGACCGCTGCCCACCACCCCCTCAGATGCTCCCAGAAAGGGCCTGTGAGGTGCCAGGCTGCCGCTCAGACTCGGAGTGTGAGCGCCATAAACGCTGCTGCTACAACGGCTGCATCTATGCCTGCCTGGAATCCGTTCAGCCCCCACCAG TCCTCGACTGGCTGGTGCAGCCCAAGCCTCGGTGGTTAGGGGGCAACGGTTGGCTACTGGATGGTCCCGAGGAAGTGCTGCAGG CCGAGGCGTGCAGTACAACAGAGGATGGCGATGAACCTCTCCACTGTCCTACAGGATACGAATGCCACATCATCAACCCAGGAAATCCTTCCGCTGGAATCCCCAACCGGGGACAGTGCATCAAGCAGCGTTCCAACTCTGGTAGAATTA ATGGACGGGGTCTCAGGCACAAATTTTTCAAGGACTACAAGGACTACTTAGGTAAGTGA
- the wfdc1 gene encoding WAP four-disulfide core domain protein 1 isoform X1: MCTMPGSLVLLLSLLALSTGSDARRIRKRGLNQKDYEYPNHPQSTQHQKNDRCPPPPQMLPERACEVPGCRSDSECERHKRCCYNGCIYACLESVQPPPVLDWLVQPKPRWLGGNGWLLDGPEEVLQAEACSTTEDGDEPLHCPTGYECHIINPGNPSAGIPNRGQCIKQRSNSGRINGRGLRHKFFKDYKDYLGTSTNNAVGYEKHHKHME, from the exons ATGTGCACCATGCCGGGATCTCTGGTGTTGCTGTTGTCCCTGTTGGCGCTCTCCACAGGAAGTGATGCCAGAAGAATCAGGAAAAGAGGACTCAACCAAAAG GACTACGAGTATCCCAACCACCCGCAGTCCACACAGCACCAGAAAAATGACCGCTGCCCACCACCCCCTCAGATGCTCCCAGAAAGGGCCTGTGAGGTGCCAGGCTGCCGCTCAGACTCGGAGTGTGAGCGCCATAAACGCTGCTGCTACAACGGCTGCATCTATGCCTGCCTGGAATCCGTTCAGCCCCCACCAG TCCTCGACTGGCTGGTGCAGCCCAAGCCTCGGTGGTTAGGGGGCAACGGTTGGCTACTGGATGGTCCCGAGGAAGTGCTGCAGG CCGAGGCGTGCAGTACAACAGAGGATGGCGATGAACCTCTCCACTGTCCTACAGGATACGAATGCCACATCATCAACCCAGGAAATCCTTCCGCTGGAATCCCCAACCGGGGACAGTGCATCAAGCAGCGTTCCAACTCTGGTAGAATTA ATGGACGGGGTCTCAGGCACAAATTTTTCAAGGACTACAAGGACTACTTAG GTACCAGTACAAACAACGCAGTAGGCTACGAGAAGCATCACAAGCACATGGAATAA